Proteins encoded in a region of the Brevundimonas vesicularis genome:
- a CDS encoding DGQHR domain-containing protein has translation MKKTIKIKKVKAPPSAQDILKRDHFSRVRALFRLSGFKRIGSMMDKEFTFDGSTCDIDDVFYLENVIVFVEYTVSNDVSTHLKKKSVPFRKMVEKPTEFLVYLKEKFPAFVEAVSGIYDLDQCRVFILYASRHPVANETKAEVPSVKYLDYNVVRYLESVSRAVKHTARYEILEFLELPVTEFGSAVLDPASAAASVYDGSVLPESHSNYGAGFKVVSFYIDPDALLKRAYVLRRDGWRVGASLYQRMISSAKIEKVRRYLRSKKRVFINNVIATLPESTKIVDENGATTDTAKITKTKRARIQIPNEIGTIGIIDGQHRLFSYHEGGSGEAEIAVLRKRQNLLVTGIIFPNGMSEEEKMRFQANLFLEINSTQTAVKSDLTQEIEILLRPYSAVAIAKRVINRLNEGGGALGNQFEKYFYDQDKMKTTSIVSYALAHLVRIGGPDSLFNAWTSPSKQDLKEGSNDALLEDYVSYCSMEVAKFMSSVKSQVSPERWTTDRKIPGYFLTTTTINGCLSLFRRIVRNGKVTDVASYNKSLKGLNEFVFADYKSSQYNKLGEALYNKYFA, from the coding sequence ATGAAAAAGACCATAAAAATAAAAAAGGTGAAAGCTCCGCCTTCCGCTCAAGATATACTGAAGCGTGATCACTTCAGCAGGGTTCGTGCGCTCTTCCGTTTATCCGGTTTCAAAAGAATCGGTAGCATGATGGACAAGGAGTTCACCTTTGATGGGAGCACCTGCGACATAGATGATGTATTTTACCTAGAAAACGTGATCGTTTTTGTAGAATATACAGTTTCGAACGATGTATCGACACATCTTAAAAAGAAGTCCGTCCCGTTTCGAAAGATGGTAGAGAAGCCGACAGAGTTTCTCGTATATCTTAAGGAAAAATTCCCTGCCTTCGTGGAGGCCGTGTCAGGTATATATGATCTCGACCAGTGTCGAGTATTTATCCTTTATGCATCACGTCATCCAGTTGCAAATGAGACAAAAGCCGAAGTCCCAAGCGTAAAATACCTCGACTACAATGTGGTGAGATATCTAGAGAGCGTTTCTCGAGCAGTAAAACATACGGCTCGATATGAAATATTGGAATTTCTAGAACTCCCCGTTACAGAGTTCGGCTCGGCAGTGCTTGATCCAGCGTCAGCAGCAGCATCGGTTTATGATGGCTCTGTGCTGCCAGAGTCGCACTCCAACTATGGCGCTGGTTTTAAAGTCGTCTCATTCTACATCGATCCTGATGCGCTTTTAAAGCGAGCTTACGTCCTCAGGCGAGATGGATGGCGGGTAGGGGCGAGCTTGTATCAACGCATGATTTCGAGTGCCAAGATTGAGAAAGTTCGGCGTTACTTGCGGTCAAAAAAACGGGTGTTCATAAATAACGTGATCGCTACCCTTCCTGAATCAACGAAAATTGTTGATGAAAACGGCGCAACGACAGATACAGCCAAGATTACAAAGACTAAACGTGCCAGAATTCAGATACCCAACGAAATAGGGACTATAGGCATTATTGATGGGCAACATAGGTTATTCTCGTACCACGAAGGAGGGTCGGGGGAGGCCGAGATTGCTGTCCTCAGAAAGCGACAAAACCTACTTGTCACGGGGATCATATTCCCAAATGGCATGTCGGAAGAAGAAAAGATGCGCTTCCAAGCAAACTTGTTCTTGGAAATAAACTCTACTCAAACGGCTGTTAAGTCTGACCTTACGCAAGAAATCGAAATACTGTTACGGCCTTATTCGGCGGTTGCTATAGCAAAAAGAGTTATTAATCGTCTTAATGAAGGAGGCGGTGCTTTAGGAAATCAGTTTGAAAAGTATTTTTACGACCAAGATAAAATGAAAACGACTTCTATTGTTAGCTATGCGCTAGCTCATCTTGTTCGTATTGGAGGTCCAGACTCTCTTTTCAACGCGTGGACGTCTCCATCTAAGCAGGACTTAAAAGAAGGAAGCAATGACGCTCTTCTAGAAGATTATGTTTCCTATTGCTCAATGGAGGTGGCGAAATTTATGTCTTCGGTGAAATCCCAAGTCTCGCCTGAGCGTTGGACTACTGACCGTAAAATTCCAGGCTATTTCCTTACGACAACAACGATCAACGGGTGTTTGAGTCTTTTTAGACGAATTGTTCGTAATGGTAAGGTGACGGATGTTGCGTCCTATAATAAATCCCTTAAAGGCCTGAACGAGTTTGTCTTTGCGGACTACAAATCCAGTCAATACAATAAGCTTGGAGAGGCGCTCTATAATAAGTATTTTGCTTAG
- the uvrB gene encoding excinuclease ABC subunit UvrB: MNRSSTPKPAAAKPAKPVHVPNPGVQEASAAFLRDTGKMPMFAPVAGPRLTPEEPVAAPVDWVPHRPSHEGKKKGGRFRLETKYTPAGDQPAAIAELVAQAQAGDRDQVLLGVTGSGKTFTMAKVIEETQRPALILAPNKTLAAQLYSEFKSFFPDNAVEYFVSYYDYYQPEAYVPRTDTYIEKDSSINEQIDRMRHSATRAILEREDVIVVASVSCIYGIGSVETYTAMTFTLKVGDQIDEAKLRADLIALQYKRNDLNFDRGMFRKRGDVIEIFPVHLEDRAWRISLFGDELEAIQEFDPLTGKKTADLNEITVYAASHYVTPRPTLNQAAAGIKAELKETLDWMVENGKLLEAQRLEQRTRFDLEMMEATGSCAGIENYSRWLTGRAPGEPPPTFFEYIPDNALLFVDESHVTIGQINGMFRGDYRRKSTLAEYGFRLPSCIDNRPLKFEEWEAMRPQTVHVSATPGPWEMEQAGGVFVEQVIRPTGLIDPPVEIRPVSGKTRNQVDDVIDEVKATTAKGYRSLVTTLTKKMAEDLTEYMHEQGIRVRYMHSDVDTLERIEILRDLRLGTFDCLIGINLLREGLDIPECGLVAILDADKEGFLRSETSLIQTIGRAARNVDGRVILYADRMTGSMERAIAETDRRRERQMAYNAEHGITPETVKRDIKEIMDSPYESREMDRLTKPGVAEASKPFVGSNFQAALRDLEGRMREAASNLEFEEAGRLRDEIKRMKLMDLEFANEALTGAGEAVDKSAPKRWRAEAAAEAQERFRKGR; this comes from the coding sequence ATGAACCGTTCTTCGACGCCGAAGCCCGCCGCCGCCAAGCCGGCCAAGCCCGTTCACGTGCCCAATCCGGGGGTGCAGGAGGCGTCGGCCGCCTTCCTGCGCGACACGGGCAAGATGCCGATGTTCGCCCCGGTCGCCGGCCCGCGCCTGACGCCGGAGGAGCCGGTCGCCGCGCCCGTCGACTGGGTGCCGCACCGCCCCTCGCACGAGGGCAAGAAGAAGGGCGGCCGCTTCCGGCTGGAAACCAAATACACGCCCGCCGGCGACCAGCCCGCCGCCATCGCTGAACTGGTGGCCCAGGCCCAGGCCGGCGACCGCGATCAGGTGCTGCTGGGCGTCACCGGCTCGGGCAAGACCTTCACCATGGCCAAGGTGATCGAGGAAACCCAGCGCCCTGCCCTGATCTTGGCGCCGAACAAAACGCTGGCGGCCCAGCTCTATTCCGAATTCAAATCGTTCTTTCCCGACAACGCAGTCGAATACTTTGTAAGCTACTACGACTACTATCAACCGGAAGCTTACGTTCCGCGTACGGATACGTACATTGAGAAGGACTCAAGCATCAATGAGCAGATCGACCGGATGCGGCACTCTGCTACACGGGCTATACTAGAACGCGAAGACGTCATTGTTGTGGCGTCGGTGTCCTGCATTTACGGCATCGGGTCGGTTGAGACCTATACGGCGATGACGTTCACGCTGAAGGTGGGGGACCAGATCGACGAGGCGAAGCTGCGGGCGGATCTGATCGCGCTGCAGTACAAGCGCAACGACCTGAACTTCGACCGAGGGATGTTCAGGAAGCGGGGCGATGTGATCGAAATCTTCCCGGTCCACCTGGAAGACCGGGCCTGGCGCATCAGTCTGTTCGGGGACGAGCTGGAGGCGATCCAGGAGTTCGATCCGCTGACGGGCAAGAAGACGGCCGATCTGAACGAGATCACCGTCTATGCGGCCAGCCACTATGTGACCCCGCGCCCGACGCTGAACCAGGCCGCCGCCGGCATCAAGGCGGAGCTGAAGGAGACGCTGGACTGGATGGTCGAGAACGGCAAGCTGCTGGAGGCGCAACGCCTGGAGCAGCGCACCCGGTTCGACCTGGAGATGATGGAGGCCACCGGCAGCTGCGCCGGCATCGAAAACTACAGCCGCTGGCTGACCGGCCGCGCGCCGGGCGAGCCGCCGCCGACCTTCTTCGAATACATCCCCGACAACGCCCTGCTGTTCGTGGACGAGAGCCACGTCACCATCGGCCAGATCAACGGCATGTTCCGGGGCGACTACCGCCGCAAGTCGACGCTGGCGGAATACGGCTTCCGCCTGCCCTCCTGCATCGACAACCGCCCGCTGAAGTTCGAGGAATGGGAGGCCATGCGCCCCCAGACGGTACACGTGTCAGCCACCCCCGGCCCGTGGGAGATGGAACAGGCGGGCGGCGTGTTCGTCGAGCAGGTCATCCGCCCCACCGGCCTGATCGACCCGCCGGTCGAGATCCGCCCCGTCTCGGGCAAGACCCGCAACCAGGTCGACGACGTTATCGACGAGGTCAAGGCGACGACGGCCAAGGGCTATCGCAGCCTGGTCACCACCCTGACCAAGAAGATGGCCGAGGACCTGACCGAATATATGCATGAGCAGGGCATCCGCGTCCGCTACATGCACTCCGACGTCGACACGCTGGAGCGGATCGAGATCCTGCGCGACCTGCGGCTGGGGACGTTCGACTGTCTGATCGGCATCAACCTGCTGCGCGAGGGTCTGGACATCCCCGAGTGCGGCCTGGTCGCCATCCTGGATGCGGACAAGGAGGGCTTCCTGCGCTCGGAGACCTCATTGATCCAGACCATCGGCCGCGCCGCGCGCAACGTGGACGGCCGCGTCATCCTGTACGCCGACCGCATGACCGGCAGCATGGAGCGCGCCATCGCCGAGACCGACCGCCGCCGCGAACGGCAGATGGCCTACAACGCCGAACACGGCATCACGCCCGAAACGGTCAAGCGCGATATCAAGGAGATCATGGACAGCCCCTATGAGTCGCGCGAGATGGATCGCCTGACCAAACCGGGCGTGGCCGAAGCCTCCAAACCCTTCGTCGGCTCCAACTTCCAGGCCGCCCTGCGCGACCTGGAAGGCCGCATGCGCGAGGCCGCCTCCAACCTGGAGTTCGAGGAAGCCGGCCGCCTGCGCGACGAGATCAAGCGCATGAAGCTGATGGACCTGGAGTTCGCCAACGAAGCCCTGACCGGCGCCGGCGAAGCCGTCGACAAGTCGGCGCCCAAACGCTGGCGCGCTGAGGCGGCGGCGGAGGCGCAGGAGCGGTTTAGGAAGGGGCGGTAA
- a CDS encoding DNA-methyltransferase, whose product MLSEPTKSILGEGKILQGDVVKALKSVEAESVDLVVSSPPYNIGKIYERDQPRSLEEYKVWQTSVVDAVCEKVKPSGSVCWQVGSYVKEGEIYPLDIMFYDLFKKNGFKLRNRIIWRFNFGLNSDRRFSGRYETVLWFTKSDDYKFNLDPVRIPQLYPGKRHSKSKGAKAGLPSGNPRGKNPSDYWEFSAEKDFLENPVWEIPNVKANHPEKTDHPCQFPIELAERCVLALSEPGDLILDPFVGTGAAVLAAVKQSRRAVGIDRDPVFVKLARARLKQLAAGTLPVRPLGRPVSAPSTSQKVALVPEEWREAG is encoded by the coding sequence ATGCTTTCAGAGCCGACCAAATCTATCTTGGGGGAAGGGAAAATTCTCCAAGGCGACGTGGTGAAAGCGCTCAAGTCCGTAGAGGCCGAGTCGGTGGATCTTGTCGTTTCATCTCCGCCATACAATATCGGTAAAATATACGAACGAGACCAGCCTCGAAGCCTTGAAGAGTATAAGGTTTGGCAAACGTCTGTAGTTGATGCCGTTTGCGAAAAAGTTAAGCCATCTGGAAGTGTTTGCTGGCAGGTCGGAAGTTATGTCAAAGAGGGAGAAATTTACCCGCTCGACATAATGTTTTATGACTTGTTCAAGAAGAACGGGTTCAAGCTTAGAAATCGGATCATCTGGCGATTTAATTTTGGTTTGAACTCTGATCGACGATTTTCTGGGCGATATGAAACCGTTCTATGGTTCACAAAATCGGATGATTATAAGTTCAATCTCGATCCAGTTCGCATTCCTCAGTTGTATCCGGGAAAGCGGCACTCCAAAAGTAAGGGGGCTAAAGCGGGCCTGCCGAGCGGGAACCCACGGGGCAAGAATCCTTCGGATTATTGGGAATTTTCTGCGGAAAAGGACTTTCTTGAAAATCCTGTGTGGGAAATCCCGAATGTTAAAGCCAATCACCCTGAGAAGACCGACCACCCCTGCCAATTTCCTATTGAGCTTGCGGAGCGTTGCGTCTTAGCGCTCAGCGAACCAGGTGATTTGATCCTAGACCCATTCGTGGGGACGGGTGCAGCCGTATTGGCCGCGGTGAAACAAAGCAGGCGAGCCGTCGGCATTGATCGCGATCCAGTTTTTGTAAAGCTCGCTCGCGCACGCCTGAAGCAACTCGCCGCCGGGACCCTGCCAGTTCGACCGCTTGGTCGTCCTGTGAGCGCTCCGAGTACATCGCAGAAAGTCGCATTGGTTCCGGAAGAATGGCGGGAAGCCGGCTGA
- a CDS encoding DEAD/DEAH box helicase yields the protein MSTTFESMGLNKALLQALASTGYTKPTPIQEKAIPDVMAGKDLLGIAQTGTGKTAAFALPILHRLAENRIAPKPRTTRVLVLSPTRELATQIGDSFKAYGAHLGFRVAVIFGGVKYGGQERALQQGLDILVAAPGRLLDHIQQKNLDLSSTEIFVLDEADQMLDLGFIKPIRQIVSKIPAKRQNLFFSATMPGEIGKLAGELLKDPVKVQVTPQSTTVQRISQSVVYIEQGRKRALLTEMFSDPEYTRCLVFTKTKHGADKVAAYLEAGGVEAGAIHGNKSQPQRERTLAAFKAGKLRVLVATDIAARGIDVDGVSHVVNFELPHVPESYVHRIGRTARAGKDGTAVSFVAGDEMKLLRDIEKVTRQKIPAIDRRNDKALGQLDATIMATGVGKKATMPEREGGERNEGGQGRGGRGRRAPHREGVRPEGGGQPHRQRRNRPGETPAAPRPERAYNPLAGERVPSINDNVKPAEGEMKRRPRRRPSNGGKGYGGAAKG from the coding sequence GTGAGCACCACATTCGAATCCATGGGCCTGAACAAGGCCCTGCTGCAGGCCCTGGCCTCGACCGGCTATACCAAGCCGACCCCGATCCAGGAAAAGGCCATCCCCGACGTCATGGCCGGCAAGGACCTGCTGGGCATCGCCCAGACCGGCACCGGCAAGACCGCCGCCTTCGCCCTGCCGATCCTGCATCGCCTGGCCGAAAACCGCATCGCCCCCAAGCCCCGCACCACGCGCGTGCTGGTCCTGAGCCCCACGCGTGAACTGGCGACCCAGATCGGCGACAGCTTCAAGGCCTACGGCGCGCACCTGGGCTTCCGGGTCGCGGTGATCTTCGGCGGCGTGAAATACGGCGGTCAGGAGCGGGCCCTGCAACAGGGTCTGGACATCCTGGTCGCCGCGCCGGGCCGTCTGCTGGACCACATTCAGCAGAAAAACCTGGATCTGTCCTCGACCGAAATCTTCGTGCTGGACGAGGCCGACCAGATGCTGGACCTGGGCTTCATCAAGCCGATCCGCCAGATCGTCTCCAAGATCCCGGCCAAGCGCCAGAACCTGTTCTTCTCGGCGACCATGCCCGGCGAGATCGGCAAGCTGGCGGGCGAGCTGCTGAAGGACCCGGTCAAGGTCCAGGTCACGCCGCAGTCGACCACGGTGCAGCGTATCAGCCAGTCGGTCGTCTATATCGAACAGGGCCGCAAACGCGCCCTGCTGACCGAGATGTTCTCGGATCCCGAATACACGCGCTGCCTGGTCTTCACCAAGACCAAGCACGGCGCCGACAAGGTCGCGGCCTATCTGGAAGCCGGCGGCGTCGAGGCCGGGGCTATCCACGGCAACAAGAGCCAGCCCCAGCGTGAACGCACCCTGGCCGCCTTCAAGGCCGGCAAGCTGCGCGTCCTGGTCGCCACCGACATCGCCGCGCGCGGCATCGACGTGGACGGCGTCTCGCACGTCGTGAACTTCGAACTGCCGCACGTGCCGGAAAGCTACGTCCACCGCATCGGCCGCACCGCGCGGGCGGGCAAGGACGGCACCGCCGTCAGCTTCGTCGCCGGCGACGAGATGAAGCTTCTGCGCGACATCGAGAAGGTCACGCGCCAGAAGATCCCGGCCATCGACCGCCGTAACGACAAGGCCCTGGGCCAGCTGGACGCCACCATCATGGCCACCGGCGTCGGCAAGAAGGCGACGATGCCGGAACGCGAGGGCGGCGAGCGCAACGAGGGCGGCCAGGGACGGGGCGGTCGCGGCCGTCGCGCGCCACACCGCGAGGGCGTGCGTCCGGAAGGCGGCGGCCAGCCGCACCGCCAGCGTCGCAACCGCCCGGGCGAAACCCCGGCGGCCCCGCGTCCCGAGCGCGCCTACAACCCCCTGGCCGGCGAGCGCGTCCCCTCGATCAACGACAACGTCAAACCGGCCGAGGGCGAAATGAAGCGCCGCCCCCGTCGCCGCCCGTCGAACGGCGGCAAGGGCTACGGCGGCGCCGCCAAGGGCTGA
- a CDS encoding restriction endonuclease has protein sequence MATIADVPAYHLFMWPIVERLRAKGRSMTIEEMVDDVATHMGLSDEVRAVTHGKWQENAVAYRMAWARSYLKKMGALVNSERGVWTLTPKGAGMTEAEIAGIKQAVQKLGATERAANAALASVVEDDPVPADVGADDWKDRLMALLLALEPAAFERLCQRLLREFGFIKVEVTGKSGDGGIDGTGVLRVNLLSFHVLFQCKRYSGSVGAGAVRDFRGAMVGRTDKGLIITTGTFTADARREATRDGAPAIDLVDGDALCDLLKDRRLGVAVEMVEQVTVNEAAFAGF, from the coding sequence ATGGCCACCATCGCTGACGTTCCCGCCTATCACCTGTTCATGTGGCCGATCGTCGAGCGGCTGCGGGCCAAAGGCCGCTCCATGACGATCGAGGAGATGGTCGATGACGTCGCGACCCACATGGGCCTGTCGGACGAGGTGCGGGCCGTCACCCACGGCAAGTGGCAGGAGAACGCCGTCGCCTATCGCATGGCCTGGGCGCGCAGCTATCTGAAAAAGATGGGCGCCCTTGTGAACAGCGAGCGGGGCGTCTGGACCCTGACACCCAAGGGCGCCGGCATGACCGAGGCGGAGATCGCTGGGATCAAACAGGCCGTTCAGAAGCTCGGCGCCACTGAGCGTGCGGCGAACGCCGCGTTGGCCTCAGTCGTGGAAGATGACCCCGTGCCGGCTGATGTTGGAGCCGACGACTGGAAGGACCGCTTGATGGCCCTCCTGCTCGCGTTGGAGCCGGCCGCCTTCGAACGCCTATGCCAGCGCCTGTTGCGCGAGTTCGGCTTCATCAAGGTCGAGGTGACCGGCAAGTCGGGCGACGGGGGCATCGACGGCACCGGCGTGCTGCGGGTCAATCTGCTGTCCTTTCACGTCCTGTTCCAGTGCAAACGTTATTCCGGCTCGGTCGGCGCCGGAGCCGTCCGCGACTTCCGCGGCGCCATGGTCGGGCGGACCGACAAGGGACTGATCATCACAACCGGGACCTTCACCGCCGATGCGCGGCGCGAGGCCACGCGCGATGGTGCGCCCGCCATCGATCTGGTGGATGGTGATGCCCTGTGCGATCTGCTCAAGGATCGCCGCCTGGGCGTGGCCGTGGAAATGGTCGAACAGGTCACGGTGAACGAGGCCGCCTTCGCGGGGTTCTGA
- a CDS encoding DNA methyltransferase, whose product MRLSWNEIRARAANFAREWTDACYERGETQSFYNDFFEVFGVKRRLVATFEEPVKKLGERQGFVDLFWKGKLLVEHKSAGRDLDRARTQALDYFPCLKDHELPRYILVCDFQTFHLIDLDTREETRFALADLSDHVEAFGFVVGIEKRIFKDQDPVNVVAAELMGKLHDALKASGYDGHPLERLLVRLLFCLFADDTGIFDQLGLLETYIQDRTAEDGSDLGPKLIHLFQVLNTPTDKRQKSLDEDLNRFPYINGDLFAEVLPIPDFDRAMRERLLEACGFSWQKISPAIFGALFQSVMNAKERRQKGAHYTTEKNILKVIEPLFLDDLRSELARILHLKRGRDAALRAFQNRLAGLNLFDPACGCGNFLIIAYRELRLLEIAVLKALYPSGQLDLEAAALSKVDVDQFYGIEIDEFPARIAETAMWMMDHIMNNRLSQEFGRVFARIPLKAAPRIVHGDALEVDWTTVLPPERCSYVLGNPPFLGAKVQSDAQREQVRRIAALGKSGGTLDFVAAWFIKACAYVQGSRASIGFVSTNSITQGEQVAQLWPILFDRYGLEIAFAHRTFNWGSDARGKAHVHVVAIGLTRRDDEPAEKRLFSYPDINSEPEESRHAALSPYLFDASRLANRHLVVRETASQLSGQPALKTGTQPIDDGAYLFDDAEKTGFILAEPASAELFVPFLGAVEYINGRPRWLLRVQLASPQSLRSMPLVVERMDRVRQFRSGSDRSSTKAIADYPEKLNVEVFPTSPYLAMPEVSSERRDYIPIGWLEPPTVPSNKLRALMNASRWQFAVLTSRMHVAWSRFIGGKLKSDFQYSVGLNYNTFPWPTLTDADKARLDTLAQTVLDARAAHPDATLADLYDPDVMPADLRKAHRALDLAVDRLYRKAPFESDRERVEHLFMLYEKMTAGLLAKPAKPKRRKKTDA is encoded by the coding sequence ATGCGTCTGAGTTGGAACGAGATACGCGCTCGCGCGGCGAACTTCGCACGCGAGTGGACCGACGCCTGTTACGAACGTGGCGAAACCCAGAGCTTTTACAACGACTTTTTCGAGGTCTTCGGCGTCAAGCGCCGCCTGGTCGCCACCTTCGAGGAGCCAGTCAAGAAGCTTGGCGAGCGCCAGGGCTTCGTCGACCTGTTCTGGAAAGGCAAGCTGCTGGTCGAGCACAAGTCGGCCGGCCGCGATCTGGACCGCGCGCGCACCCAGGCGCTAGACTACTTCCCGTGCCTGAAGGACCACGAGCTTCCGCGCTACATTCTGGTCTGCGACTTCCAGACCTTCCATTTGATCGACCTGGACACACGCGAGGAGACTCGGTTCGCCCTGGCGGATCTGTCCGATCATGTCGAGGCGTTCGGCTTCGTCGTCGGTATCGAAAAGCGTATCTTCAAGGATCAGGACCCGGTTAACGTCGTCGCCGCCGAGTTGATGGGCAAGCTTCACGACGCGCTGAAGGCATCCGGCTATGACGGCCATCCGCTGGAACGGCTGCTGGTGCGCCTGCTGTTCTGCCTGTTCGCCGACGACACCGGGATCTTCGATCAGCTGGGCCTGTTGGAGACCTACATTCAGGACCGCACGGCCGAGGACGGCTCGGACCTGGGCCCCAAGCTGATCCACCTGTTCCAGGTGCTGAACACTCCGACCGACAAGCGGCAGAAGAGCCTGGATGAGGATCTCAACCGCTTCCCCTACATCAACGGCGACCTCTTCGCCGAGGTTCTGCCCATCCCCGACTTCGACCGGGCCATGCGCGAGCGCTTGCTGGAGGCCTGCGGTTTCTCTTGGCAGAAGATCAGCCCGGCCATCTTCGGCGCCCTGTTCCAGTCAGTGATGAACGCCAAGGAGCGCCGGCAGAAGGGCGCCCACTACACCACCGAAAAGAATATCCTGAAGGTCATCGAGCCGCTGTTTCTCGACGACCTGCGCAGCGAGCTGGCGCGCATCCTCCATCTTAAGCGCGGCCGCGACGCGGCCCTGCGCGCCTTCCAGAACAGACTGGCGGGCCTCAACCTGTTCGACCCCGCCTGCGGCTGCGGCAACTTCCTGATCATCGCCTATCGCGAACTGCGCCTGCTCGAGATCGCGGTGCTGAAGGCGCTCTATCCGTCGGGCCAACTGGACCTGGAGGCCGCTGCCCTTTCCAAGGTCGATGTCGATCAGTTCTACGGCATCGAGATCGACGAGTTCCCCGCCCGCATCGCCGAGACGGCCATGTGGATGATGGACCACATCATGAACAACCGCCTGAGCCAGGAGTTCGGCCGGGTCTTCGCCCGCATCCCGCTGAAAGCGGCGCCCCGTATCGTCCACGGCGACGCTCTAGAGGTGGATTGGACGACTGTCCTGCCGCCCGAACGGTGCAGCTATGTGCTCGGCAATCCCCCGTTCCTGGGCGCCAAGGTTCAGTCCGACGCCCAGCGCGAACAGGTCCGTCGCATCGCCGCCCTGGGCAAGTCCGGAGGCACGCTGGACTTCGTCGCCGCCTGGTTCATCAAGGCATGCGCCTACGTGCAGGGATCACGCGCGAGCATCGGCTTCGTATCGACCAATTCGATCACCCAGGGCGAACAGGTCGCCCAACTGTGGCCCATCCTGTTCGACCGCTACGGGCTGGAGATCGCCTTTGCTCACCGCACCTTCAATTGGGGGTCGGACGCACGCGGCAAGGCCCACGTCCACGTCGTCGCCATCGGCCTCACCCGCCGCGACGACGAACCGGCCGAGAAGCGGCTGTTCAGCTATCCCGACATCAACAGCGAACCGGAAGAGAGCCGGCACGCGGCGCTGTCGCCATATCTGTTTGATGCGTCGAGGCTGGCGAATCGGCATCTAGTGGTGCGAGAGACGGCTTCCCAACTATCAGGTCAACCGGCCCTCAAGACGGGAACACAGCCGATTGACGATGGTGCCTACCTTTTCGACGACGCTGAAAAAACGGGGTTCATCCTGGCGGAGCCAGCTTCGGCGGAGCTCTTCGTGCCGTTCTTGGGGGCCGTGGAATACATCAATGGCAGGCCAAGGTGGCTCCTCAGGGTCCAACTCGCCTCGCCACAGTCGCTTAGATCAATGCCGCTCGTTGTCGAGCGCATGGATCGAGTCCGTCAGTTCCGGTCCGGTAGCGATCGGTCCAGTACCAAGGCGATCGCTGACTACCCCGAGAAGCTAAACGTTGAGGTATTTCCGACTTCGCCCTACCTCGCGATGCCTGAGGTAAGTTCTGAGCGGCGCGACTACATACCGATAGGCTGGCTGGAGCCCCCAACTGTTCCTAGCAACAAGCTTAGGGCCCTTATGAATGCGTCGCGGTGGCAATTTGCTGTGCTGACAAGCCGCATGCATGTCGCATGGTCGCGGTTCATCGGAGGGAAGCTGAAGAGTGATTTCCAGTACTCTGTCGGTTTGAACTACAACACCTTCCCCTGGCCCACGCTCACAGACGCCGACAAGGCCAGACTCGACACCCTCGCCCAGACCGTCCTCGACGCCCGCGCTGCCCATCCCGACGCAACCCTGGCCGATCTCTATGACCCCGACGTCATGCCCGCTGACCTGCGCAAGGCGCACCGCGCGCTCGACCTGGCGGTGGACCGCCTCTATCGCAAGGCGCCGTTCGAGAGCGACCGTGAGCGGGTCGAACACCTGTTCATGCTCTACGAAAAGATGACCGCCGGCCTGCTGGCCAAGCCCGCCAAGCCCAAACGCCGCAAGAAGACCGATGCCTGA